TGCCATTGTGCGGGTCCAGAATCTTGCCATTGGCCCAGGTATCGCCGTCTTTCTTCAGGCCCCACAGAATGGTCATGCCATTCACCGGTTTGCCTTTGCGTTCACCATCGCATGCTTCGCACACGACATCCGGGTTCTGGTACAGCTTGACGATTTTGCCGGACAGCTCGCCATTGGCTCCTTCGGCAATCTGTACCACGGCCTTGGCTTGCTTGGTATCGTCGTCGATAGTCTTCCAACTGCCGATCGGGCTATCAGCCAGTGCGGCATGCGAAAAAGCGGTGAAGCCCAGGGCCACGACAGCGGCTTTCCACAATGTGCTCATGATGTTTTCCTCGTGTTGTCTGTCTTTTTTGAAACGCTAGTTTGGAGCTGCGGCTCTAGGATGCCAAGGGGCTGGCTAACCGTCAAGCATGGCTCCGGCTCACAAGACAAATTCACCACGCGCCACAGGAATGACGCGACCGCCGACATAAATACGACGCTGCCCATCCACAGTCAAGTGCAACACATTGGGGCGTTGTAGCACCGCTCCCTGCTCCACTCTCCACTGCAGGGGATAACGCTGATGCAGGCTGCACCATCCCCCAAGATTGGCACAGGCCGAGCCGGTGCCAGGGTCTTCCAGCACCGCGCCATCCTGCTCGAAAAACAGCCGCACCGTGGCCAGCTTGTCCGCTTCATGCCACAGATAGGCAACACTGCGCCCCGGCCGCAGGCAGGCATCGCGGGCAAACAGCGCCGGAACCGGCCGCGCGGCCAGCACCGCGGCACGGCTACTGGCCTGAATCAGCAGCTGCTCACTGCCGGTATCCAGCCAGCTGGGCGGTGCGGCTATGGCGGCGGCAGGCAAACCCAGCATGGCTGCTGCCGCGTCGATGGCAAGCCCGGCATCACGTTCGTGCGCCGGATTCGCCTGCAAGGTAAACAGGCCATCCTGATGCGCGATGGGAATTACCCCTGCTTTAGTTTCCAGTGTGAAGGCATCGCCAAGTCCCTGTTGGCGATACAGCACTGCGGCAGCCCCCAGGGTTGGGTGGCCGGCAAATGGCAGCTCATGTGCAGGCGTAAAAATGCGCAAACGCGCGTTGGCTTGCGTCGAGGGCAAGACAAAAACCGTTTCCGACAGGTTCAACTGCCGGGCCAGTGCTTGCATGGATACATCCGGCAAGCTGCGTGCATCGGTAAATACGGCCAGCGGATTACCACCAAAGGTAGTCTCGGCAAACACATTGACGATTTCAAAAGCATGGCTTGGCATGGTCATCTCGCATCATGGAATACAGGCAGCATCCTGCAAGGCCTGTTGCTGGCTGGCAAGCCGCTCCTGTAAACGCAGTGTTTGCCGGGCAGAACGACTGCGCTGTAACTGCCCTTGCAGCTTGTGCTGGCGACTACGCAGCTGATTACAGATTTTCAGCGCCTGCTGCAGCTGGCGCTGTGTTTTATGCTGCTCCCGCTGCAACTGCCGCTCCTGCCAAGTTGGCTGCTTTTGCTGCAGTTTGACAATATCCAGTTGGTAAGGCTCGCGGCTGATCTGGCTGAAATAGCCTCTCTTCAGAGTATGGGCCACATGATCTGCCGGACAGGGATGGTCCTGATAGCTGTGCTGCCCGGAGGGGCTGATACATTTGAATACGGCAGCCTGCAGCACCGTCGACAACGACAGCCCGCACAGCAGGGAAATAAGGCGGCGATACATGGTCAGCACTCCAGCAGAGGGATTCGGCCCCCAGATGAAAGCCGATTCCCCCGGTACTGGCTGCTGCGCCATCAGTCAGGATGATGCACACAATAAAAAACAGGCGATCAAAATCGCCTGTTTCTGCGGTAATCGGGCGAAAAATCAGCCCAGGAAGAGCACCGCTTCCGCTTCCACTTGCACACCCTTGGGCAGGCTGGCCACGCCAACGGCGGCGCGTGCCGGGTAAGGCTGGCTGAAATATTGGCCCATGATTTCGTTAAAGGTGGCGAAATTGGACAGGTCGGTCAGGTAGGCATTGAGCTTGACGATCTGGTCCAGGCTGCCACCGGCGGCTTCGCACACGGCTTTCAGGTTCTTGAACACCTGATGGGTTTCGGCGGCAAAACCACCTTCCACCACGGTCATGGTGGCCGGGTCCAGCGGAATCTGGCCGGACAGGTAAACGGTGTTGCCAGCCTTCACAGCCTGAGAGTAAGCGCCGATGGCGGCCGGTGCATCTGCAGTGTGGATGATTTCTTTGGTCATTTACTGATCTCCGTCCCCGAGAAACAGGGTTAACAGGTCATTGAGAAAACGTTGCCCCTGCAAAGTGGGGCGAATGGTGGTGGCATCCTGCTCCAGCAATCCTTGCTGGATGGCCTGCTGCAATTCATTGCGGATACAGGATACAGGCAAACCGGTACGCTCGGTGAACAGCCGCGTTTCAAAGCCGCCGGTCAGCCGCAGCAGATTCATCATGAACTCGAACGGCAGCTCGTCGCGCTTCACCTTGCGGCTGCTTTGCACCGGCTGGCCATCGGCCACTGCCTGGATATAGGCCGCAGGTTGCTTGTGCCGCATTTCCCGCACGATGCCTTCGTGACTGCTGATCTTGCCGTGCGCGCCGGCACCAATGCCCAGATAGTCGCCAAACTGCCAGTAATTGACGTTATGACGGCTGCGCTTGCCGGGCCGGGCAAAGGCCGAGGTTTCATAATGTTCGAAACCGGCAGCGGCCAATCGTGCTTCGATGGCATCCTGCATGTCGGCGGACACTTCATCATCCGGCAGGTTTTGCGGCGTGCGCACAGCGTACAGCGTGTTCGGTTCGATGGTGAGGTGGTAAGCCGACAAGTGAGTGATGCCATGCGACAAGGCGGTGTCGATATCCTGCAGTGCCTGTTCCAGCGTCTGACCAGGCAAGGCATACATCAGGTCCAGATTGACGTTGTCAAAGCAGGACAGCGCGATGTCGATGGCACGGCGCGCCTCGTCACCATCGTGAATCCGCCCCAATACTTGCAGGTGTTGCGGGTTGAAGCTCTGGATGCCGATAGACAGGCGGTTGATGCCGGCTTCGCGGTAGCCACGGAATTTTTCCGCCTCGAAGGTGCCGGGGTTGGCTTCCATGGTGATTTCCGCTTCCGGCGACAGCCGCAGCCGGGCACGAATACCCGCCAGCAGGGTGTCCATGGCCTGCGCCGAAAACAGGCTGGGTGTACCTCCGCCCATGAAGATGGTGCTGACACTGCGGCCCCAGATGGCGGGCAGGCTGTATTCCAGATCGCGCAGCAGGGTTTCCACATAGGCCATTTCATCGAAACCACCGCTGGCGACGCCAGCTTGCGGGTTCCACTGTACGGTCTGGCCATTACCGCTTTTCAGCTCGTGCGAGTTGAAATCGCAGTACGGGCATTTGCGCACGCACCAGGGGAAATGGATATACAGCGACAGCGGCGGCAGTTCGCGCAGGCCGCCCTTCAGCCCGGACAGGTCAATCACGCTCATGCCAGCTCACGCAGTTTGCTCAGCATGGCCTGCATGGCCTTGCCGCGATGGCTGACACGGTTCTTGTCCTCGGCTGCCAGTTGGGCGACGGTGCAGCCGAATTCTGGCAGGTAGAAGTAGGGGTCATAGCCAAAACCGCCCTCGCCTGCTGCGGTATCCTGCACTTCGCCCAGCCACATGCCGTCGGCCACCAGTGGTTGCGGGTCGTCGGCATGGCGTACCAGCACCAGCACGCAGTAATACCAGGCGCGGCGATTGTCCTTGCCTTGCAGCTTTTCGATCAGCTTGGCGTTATTGCGCTCGTCCGACTTGGGCTCGCCGGCATAGCGTGCTGACAATACACCCGGCTTGCCGCCCAGCGCTTCCACGCAGATGCCGGAGTCGTCGGCCAGCGCCGGCAGGCCGGTGACATGGCTGGCATGACGGGCTTTTTCCAGCGCATTTTCCAGAAAGGTGTAATGCGGCTCCGGGCATTCCGGCACATTGAGTTGCCCTTGCGGGATGACGGTGACACCCAGCGGTGCCAGCAGGGCGGAAAATTCACGCAGCTTGCCAGCGTTATTGCTGGCGAGAACCAGTTTGTCGAACATGTGGATTCATCCTGTTGCGTACAGCGCAGAACAGCAGGGTAAGCGGCCAACCATGCCGCGTCCACCCTGCTGTCAGCACGGATTATTCGGTGTCGGACACGCGGGACGGCATGGCCGCCAATGCCTGCAACAGCAGGCCTTCGTCAGCACCATCCAACAGCTTGGCATCGGACAGCATGCGTCGCCACTGGCGCGCGCCCGGCATGCCCTGGAACAGACCGAGTATATGGCGGGCAATATTACGCAGCTTGTGGCCCTCGGCCAGACGGGCGCGGATATAGGGCAGCATGGCTTCCACCACCTGCTGGCGGGTCACCGCGGTGCTGTCATCACCATAGAAAGCAGCATCCCACTCGGCCATCAGCCAGGGGTTGTGATAAGCCTCGCGCCCCACCATCACCCCATCGACATGGCGCAGGTGCTCAGCGATTTCGGCATTGGTCTTGACGCCACCGTTGATCAGGATTTCCAGCTCGGGACGCTCCTGCTTCAGCCGGTAGACATAATCGTATTTCAGCGGCGGGATTTCGCGGTTTTCCTTGGGGCTGAGACCCTTGAGGATGGCATTGCGCGCATGCACGATAAAGGTGTTGCAACCGGCGGCAGCCACCTGATCAACAAAATCGGCCAGATAGTCATAATGCTCAATCTGGTCGATACCGATACGGTGTTTGACGGTGACATCGATATCCACCACATCCCGCATGGCCTTGACGCAGTCGGCCACCAGTTGCGGCTCTGCCATCAGGCAGGCACCGAAGGCACCCTTCTGGACCCGCTCGGACGGGCAGCCGACATTCAGGTTGACCTCGTCGTAACCCCACTGTTGCGCCAGCCGCGCGCACTGCGCCAGCTCGGACGGCTCGGAACCGCCCAGTTGCAGGGCCACCGGGTGTTCGGCTTCGTCAAAGCGCAGGTGCCGCTCCACATCGCCATACAGCAGCGCGCCGGTGGTGACCATTTCGGTATACAGCCAGGTGTGGCGGCTGATTTGCCGGGCAAAGTAGCGGTAATGGCGGTCGGTCCAGTCCAGCATGGGGGCTACGGACAGACGGCGTGAGGGCAATACAGGCTTGGTGGCATTCATCGTGGTCAGGGCAAGTGAACCCGGCCTTGCAGGCCAGGGTGCATCAGAGGGCAGCGGCTGCTGACATGCTGCAAAAACAGAGACTTAACAGGGCGCACATTATCCGGCGCGCTCTGGTGCAGGGTCAAGCCTGCTCATGGTCAAAGCCGGCGGGCAAAGAAAAACCTCCGCGGCAGACTGGCTGCTGGCGGAGGCTTGATCTGACATGAGCAGGGCTCAGAGCATCCAGCCGATATGCGCCGGCACCTGGCCATCCACCGCCATCATCACCGACAGTGCGGTCACGGTGATGATGGAGAAGAAGAACACCTGACGCGCCCAGACGCGGTCGTCAGTGCTTTCCTTGTAACCGGACAGCGCCATCTTCAGCCACCACAGGCTGGTGGCACAGGCCACCGCCAGATAGCCATAACCGGCATAGCCGTAGAACACCAGCAGCAGTGTCGCCACGGCAAAGGCCAGGATGTACAGCACGATCTGCTGCTTGGCCTCGGAGATGCCCTTCACGACCGGCAGCACCGGAATCTTCGCCGCTTCGTAATCCTTGAAGCGGAAGATGGCGATGGCGTAGGAGTGCGGCATCTGCCACAGGCAGAACATCAGCAGCAGGATGGCAGCACCGCTGTCAAAGCGGCCACTGGCGGCACAGTAACCCGCCACCGGCGGTACTGCACCGGACAGGCTGCCCACCAGGGTGCCGTAAACCGACTTGCGCTTCATGTACAGGCTGTACACGCCGACATAGATCAGGAAACCGAACAGCGCACAGCACAAGGCCAGGATGTTGGTCCAGATCGCCAGCGTGGCAAAGCCGGCCACGCCCAGCACAAAACCGTGGGCCAGTGCCGCCTTGGGACTCATGTCGCCGGTCACCAGCACCCGTTTCTGGGTGCGGGCCATACGCGCGTCGATATCGCGGTCGATGCAGTTGTTGATGGCGCAGCCGGAGGCCACCACCAGCGACAGCCCCACTACCGTGGCCAGCAACAGGGTCCAGTCCAGACGACCCTGTGTTGCCAGCAAGAAACCACCCACGGTAGAAATGAGGTTGCCGAAGATGATGCCCGGCTTGGTCACCTGCAAATAGCGCTTGAGTTTCATCACGTCCCGGCTCAGCGCAACATCAGCGCATCGGCGGTGGAGATGATCCACACCGACAGGCCAACCAGCATCACGATGATCATCGCGGTGAACAGGAAGGAGAAGCTGTTGAGCTTGCCGTCCTTGGTAAAGTTCAGATGCAGGAAGTACTTGAGGTGCACGATGATCTGCACCACGGCGAAGCCGAAGATGCCGATCATGGTGGCCTGCTTGGTGAAGCCACCGCTCATCACCATCCAGAACGGGATGGCGGTGAGGATGATGGCCAGCACAAAACCGGTGAGGTAGCTTTTTACACTGCCGTGGTCGGCAGCGTGTTCATGAGCCTGACTCATTACATGGCTCCTTTCAGGTACACGACGGTGAAGACGCAAATCCACACGATGTCGAGGAAGTGCCAGAACAGGCTGAGGCAGTTCAGACGGGTCATGGCGCGGCCGGTCAGGCCGGTCTTGGCCACTTCGAACATCATCACCGTCATCCACAGCAGGCCGGCGGTCACGTGCAGGCCGTGCAAGCCCACCAGACCGAAGAAGGACGACAGGAAGGCGCTGACATTCGGGCCATGGCCTTCGGCGATCAGGTGGTGAAACTCGTTCACTTCCATGCCGATGAACACCGCACCGCAGGCAAAGGTGACCGCCAGCCAGCCCAGCACGGCCGACTTGTTGCCCTTGTAACCGGCAATCATGGCAAAGCCGTAGGTGATGGAGGACAGCAGCAGGGCTGCGGTTTCACCCATCACATAAGGCAGCTCGAAGATTTCCTTGCCCGAAACACCGGTGGCAACGTTGCGGTACAGCACCGCGTATGCCGCAAAAGCGGTGGCGAACAGGATGCAGTCGGTCATCAGATAGAACCAGAAGCCCAGCACGGTCTGCGAACCGCTGTCGTGGTGCTCGTGGTCGTCATGCGCGTCGTGCGCGTGCTCTACATAAGTACTCATCTTGGCTCAACCTATTAAGCGGTAGTGGTGGGACGGCTGCCACGACGCGGCTTGTCGGCATCGCGTTCGGTGTAGTTGTCCACATCAATGCCCATCTGCTCGAAGTGGGCACGCTCGATTGTTTCGACCTCATCCGGCTGCACGTAGTAGTCCAGATTGTTGTCGTAGGCACGGGCCAGCATGGCGCCGATGATGCCGACCAGGCCGACAATCGCCAGCCACCAGATATGCCAGATCAGGGCAAAACCCAGCAGGGTGGTGAAGCCGCCGATGTACACGCCGGTGGCGGTATTGCTCGGCATGTGAATCGGTGCGTACTTCTGCGGCACCTTGTAGGCTTCGCCCTTTTCCTTCATGTCGGTGAAGGCGTCGATATCATGCACATGCGGCACGACAGCAAAGTTGTAGAACGGCGGCGGGGAGGAAGTGGACCATTCCAGGGTATGGCCATTCCACGGGTCGCCGGTCACGTCGGCCAGTTTCTTACGGTCGCGGATGCTCACCACGATCTGCAGCAGCTGGCAGCCGATACCGCAGGCAATCAGCACGGCACCCACGCAGGCGATGTACAGCCACGGGTCCCAAGCCGGATTGTCGGTATGGTTCAGACGACGGGTCATGCCCAGGAAGCCCAGGATGTACAGCGGGATAAAGGCAAACATGAAGCCGCTCTGCCAGAACCAGAAGGCTGCCTTGCCCAGCTTTTCATTCAGCTTGAAGCCGAAGGCCTTGGGGAACCAGTAGGAGAAACCAGCCAGATAGCCGAATACCGCGCCACCGATGATGGTGTTGTGGAAGTGGGCAATCAGGAACAGGCTGTTGTGCAGCACGAAGTCGGCACCCGGAACGGCCATCAGCACGCCGGTCATGCCGCCGATGGAGAAGGTCACCATGAAGCCCATGGTCCACAATACCGGCGGGGTAAAGCGGATACGACCCTGATACATGGTAAACAGCCAGTTGAACAGCTTCACGCCGGTGGGCACCGAAATCACCATGGTGGCGATACCGAAGAAGGCGTTGACGTCCGCACCGGAACCCATGGTGAAGAAGTGGTGCAGCCACACCATGAAGCCCAGCACCGAAATCACGCCACTGGCGATGATCATGGAAGTGTGGCCAAACAGGCGCTTGCCGGAGAAGGTGGAGATGACTTCGGAGAAGATACCGAAAGCCGGCAGCACCAGAATGTAAACTTCAGGATGGCCCCAGGCCCAGAACAGGTTCAGGTACATCATGGCGTTGCCACCGGCTTCCGCGGTAAAGAAGTGGAAGTCCAGGTAGCGGTCCAGGCTCAGCATGGCCAGGGCGCCGGTCAGGATGGGGAAGGAAGCCACGATCAGCACGTTGGCCCAGGTGCAGGTCCAGGTGAAGATCGGCATTTGCATCAGCTTCATGCCCGGTGCGCGCATCTTGATGATGGTCACCAGGAAGTTGATCGCCGTTAGCGTCGTCCCTATCCCGGATATCTGTAGCGCCCAGGTGTAGTAATCCACCCCCACATCAGGACTGAAGCCCAGCTCGGACAGCGGCGGATAGGCCACCCAGCCGGTACGGGCAAAGTTGCCCACACCCAGCGACAGGTTGACCAGGATCACCGCCGACACCAGCAGCCAGAAGCTCAGCGAGTTCAGGAAGGGGAAGGCCACGTCGCGCGCGCCAATCTGCAGCGGCACCACGATATTCATCAGGCCGGTCATGAACGGCATGGCCATGAAGATGATCATGATCACACCGTGCGCGGTGAAGATCTGGTCGTAGTGTTCTGGCGGGAATACCCCCAGATGCCCGTCGGTGGCCATGGCCAGCTGGGCACGCATCATCAGTGCATCGGCAAAGCCACGCAACAGCATGACCATGGCGACGATGATGTACATCACGCCAATCTTCTTGTGGTCGACCGAGGTCAGCCACTCTTTCCACAGATAGCCCCACTTGCCGAATTTGGTAATGAGTGCCATCACCAGCAGGCCCATCAGGCCGGCGCCGGACAGCGCGGCGACGATGATGGGTTCCTTGTAGGGGATGGCATCCAGAGTCAGTTTGCCTAACAACATCGATTATTGCTCCTTGACGGCCGGGGTTTCGCACAGACGCTTGGTCAGTGCCGCCAGCTTCAGTTCGTCGTCCGTGGCAGCCAGCGACTGGCGACCTGCCATGTATTTGTGCAGCACGGCATCAAACAGACGCGGTTCAGGCGTATTGAAGAAGGCCACGGCATTGTTTTCGCTCGGCTTGGACAGGGCGAGGTAAGTGTCGGCATTCAGGGCCTTGCCCGATGCGCGTACCTTCTGTACCCAGGCATCAAACTGTTCCGGTGTTTCGGTGGCAATGGCATTGAACTTCATGCCGGAGAAGCCAGCACCGCTGTAGTTGGCGGAGAAGCCCTTGTAAGTACCTGCCTCGTTGGCTACCAGATGCAGCTTGGTTTCCATGCCGGCCATGGCGTAAATCTGGCCGCCCAGTTGCGGGATGAAGAAGGAGTTCATCGCCGCATCCGAGGTGATACGGAAGTTGACCGGCACATCCTTGGGGAAGGCGATCTGGTTGACCGTGGCAATATGCAGATCCGGATAGATGAACAGCCACTTCCAGTTCATGGCCACCACCTGCACGTTGATCGGCTTCTTGTCCGAATCCAGCGGACGGTACGGGTCCAGCTTGTGGGTGGTTTTCCAGGTCACCACCGCCAGACAGGCCACGATGATGATGGGAATGATCCAGACCACGGCCTCGATCTTGTTGGAGTGCGACCACTTGGGTGTGTAGATGGCGTCCTTGTTGCTGGCACGGTACTTCCAGGCAAACAGGAAAGTCATCACGATCACCGGAATGACAACCAGCAACATCAGCACGGTGGCCGTGATGATCAGGGACTTCTCATCCGCTGCAACCTGCCCTTTCGGGTCAAGAATGCCACCCTGACAACCGGTGAGCAGTGCAGTCACGACAGGAGAAAGCCCCCACAACAGGCGGGTGGGTCTAGAGTTTCTCATCATACGACTTTACGGGTTAAAGATTCCTTGCTCGCACTAGCGCGAGAGACCGTGTCCTGGCTGGTACAGCCGCGTCACGATCAGTGATGTCCAGGCGGGAAAGTCCCGCAGTCCGGGCCTGGCTCGCACACACGCAGCCCGGTCCAGGGTGAATACCGTCCGTAAATACTGTCGGTATGAGTGGTTTGGCTGCCGCAGGGCAGTACCAGGCATACCGCTGTAAGCCGTGCTGCCAGGCAGCACCAGCGTGGCGGGCCTTCTTGAAGAAAACACACCACACCACCACTTGCGAAGAAAGAGTCGAGCGGCCAAATGGCATGGGCTGACAAGCTTGCGTCAATTTGTCACAGTGGCGGGCGCGCTATTAAAAATCAGTTTCATTGCGCTTAGCAAGCAAGCGGCGCGCAGTTTGAGGAGCAAATACGCCTCAAAATGGTGCATATTTGATTTGCATCAAGGTCAATTAGCTCAACTTGTGGCTGACGCGACAACGATTTAAGCCATAAGCATTACTTGCGCGATGCAGCATTTGTGTCGTTACATTTTGTTACAAGAAAATGTCAGCGCACCAGCATCCTCCGGCAGTCCGCAAGCACAGCACTCCGTGCTTTGGGCATGAAAAAACCGCCGCTTGCAAGCAAGTCGGCGGCTGGTGAAATCCGGAGGCGGCAGATTCAGCGTTCGAGCGCCAGAATGGCCTCCAGGTCCTGATCCACCTTGCGCATGCGCTCGTACAGCTCGCCGGTACTGCCTACCATCTGATCCAACTGTTCCTGGCTACTATTGGACGAGGCAGTCAGTTTGCCCAGCAGCTCCACCACCTGCTGCATTTCACCGGCAAAGCTGCTGACATGCTCGCTCATCAGTCGCATATCCACGCCCACCTGGGCCACACCGCTCATCACATGTTCAACCGCACCACCGGTAGCATCCAGATTGGACTGGGTGTTATTAGCCAGTTTGCGCACTTCGTCCGCCACCACGGCAAAGCCGCGGCCAGCCTCACCGGCGCGGGCGGCCTCGATTGCCGCATTCAGTGCCAGAAGATTGGTCTGTTCGGCAATCTTCTTGATCATCAGCATCACGTCGCCAATCTGCCGGGCATCCTTTTCCAGTTCGACAATACGCAGGCTGACATTGGCCGAGGTCTTGTTGCCCTGTTCCACACTGCCGGAAAAACGGGAAATCTCGTTCTGGATGGCCACCAGATGGGTCACCAGTTCGGCAGAAGCCTGCCGGAACAGTGGCAGGCTTTCCATCAACTGACTGGCAAAGCTCTTGTAGCCCTGCAGTTCGTGAATCACCTGCGACTTCATCCGGTCGATGCACTGTGCCCGTGACACTTCCCTACTGTAAAAGTAGTTCTTGAAATTGGCATAGTGCACCGGGAAACGCTGGATGAAATCATCCTGGAAATTGTCCTGGGCGGGATAGAAGAACACGGCGGTCTGGGTCTGGTTGATATTCACCCCCAACAATTCACCAAACGAGGAAAAACCTGCCACCGGGATATCACCGTAGACATTGCTGCCGGCGAGCGCTGCACTGTTGTTGAGCCGGCGCAAGATACAGTCGTTGAGCAAGCCGCCAATCGCTTGCGGCTTGCCCTGGGTAAAGCGGGAAAAGTCGCTCTGGGTGCGTTCTACCAGACCCTCTTGCTTGAGCAGATGCAGCTCTTCGCCAAACGACAGGTCACAGGCAAAGTGCAATATCCCGCGCTCGGCATCCACGCTCAACACCGAGCGTACAAACATTTCATTCTTGATCTTGATGCCGAAGCTGAATTTGGCCAGCCGCTCAGCCACCTCGGCAGATCGACAGGAAAAATGGCGCGCCAACAC
The sequence above is drawn from the Aquitalea denitrificans genome and encodes:
- a CDS encoding DUF2147 domain-containing protein, with the translated sequence MSTLWKAAVVALGFTAFSHAALADSPIGSWKTIDDDTKQAKAVVQIAEGANGELSGKIVKLYQNPDVVCEACDGERKGKPVNGMTILWGLKKDGDTWANGKILDPHNGKVYSAKMKVVDGGKRLEVRGFLGVSLLGRTQVWERQ
- the hemW gene encoding radical SAM family heme chaperone HemW translates to MSVIDLSGLKGGLRELPPLSLYIHFPWCVRKCPYCDFNSHELKSGNGQTVQWNPQAGVASGGFDEMAYVETLLRDLEYSLPAIWGRSVSTIFMGGGTPSLFSAQAMDTLLAGIRARLRLSPEAEITMEANPGTFEAEKFRGYREAGINRLSIGIQSFNPQHLQVLGRIHDGDEARRAIDIALSCFDNVNLDLMYALPGQTLEQALQDIDTALSHGITHLSAYHLTIEPNTLYAVRTPQNLPDDEVSADMQDAIEARLAAAGFEHYETSAFARPGKRSRHNVNYWQFGDYLGIGAGAHGKISSHEGIVREMRHKQPAAYIQAVADGQPVQSSRKVKRDELPFEFMMNLLRLTGGFETRLFTERTGLPVSCIRNELQQAIQQGLLEQDATTIRPTLQGQRFLNDLLTLFLGDGDQ
- the cyoE gene encoding heme o synthase; protein product: MKLKRYLQVTKPGIIFGNLISTVGGFLLATQGRLDWTLLLATVVGLSLVVASGCAINNCIDRDIDARMARTQKRVLVTGDMSPKAALAHGFVLGVAGFATLAIWTNILALCCALFGFLIYVGVYSLYMKRKSVYGTLVGSLSGAVPPVAGYCAASGRFDSGAAILLLMFCLWQMPHSYAIAIFRFKDYEAAKIPVLPVVKGISEAKQQIVLYILAFAVATLLLVFYGYAGYGYLAVACATSLWWLKMALSGYKESTDDRVWARQVFFFSIITVTALSVMMAVDGQVPAHIGWML
- the cyoA gene encoding ubiquinol oxidase subunit II, which codes for MMRNSRPTRLLWGLSPVVTALLTGCQGGILDPKGQVAADEKSLIITATVLMLLVVIPVIVMTFLFAWKYRASNKDAIYTPKWSHSNKIEAVVWIIPIIIVACLAVVTWKTTHKLDPYRPLDSDKKPINVQVVAMNWKWLFIYPDLHIATVNQIAFPKDVPVNFRITSDAAMNSFFIPQLGGQIYAMAGMETKLHLVANEAGTYKGFSANYSGAGFSGMKFNAIATETPEQFDAWVQKVRASGKALNADTYLALSKPSENNAVAFFNTPEPRLFDAVLHKYMAGRQSLAATDDELKLAALTKRLCETPAVKEQ
- the dusA gene encoding tRNA dihydrouridine(20/20a) synthase DusA, with product MNATKPVLPSRRLSVAPMLDWTDRHYRYFARQISRHTWLYTEMVTTGALLYGDVERHLRFDEAEHPVALQLGGSEPSELAQCARLAQQWGYDEVNLNVGCPSERVQKGAFGACLMAEPQLVADCVKAMRDVVDIDVTVKHRIGIDQIEHYDYLADFVDQVAAAGCNTFIVHARNAILKGLSPKENREIPPLKYDYVYRLKQERPELEILINGGVKTNAEIAEHLRHVDGVMVGREAYHNPWLMAEWDAAFYGDDSTAVTRQQVVEAMLPYIRARLAEGHKLRNIARHILGLFQGMPGARQWRRMLSDAKLLDGADEGLLLQALAAMPSRVSDTE
- a CDS encoding RidA family protein, which codes for MTKEIIHTADAPAAIGAYSQAVKAGNTVYLSGQIPLDPATMTVVEGGFAAETHQVFKNLKAVCEAAGGSLDQIVKLNAYLTDLSNFATFNEIMGQYFSQPYPARAAVGVASLPKGVQVEAEAVLFLG
- the cyoB gene encoding cytochrome o ubiquinol oxidase subunit I; this encodes MLLGKLTLDAIPYKEPIIVAALSGAGLMGLLVMALITKFGKWGYLWKEWLTSVDHKKIGVMYIIVAMVMLLRGFADALMMRAQLAMATDGHLGVFPPEHYDQIFTAHGVIMIIFMAMPFMTGLMNIVVPLQIGARDVAFPFLNSLSFWLLVSAVILVNLSLGVGNFARTGWVAYPPLSELGFSPDVGVDYYTWALQISGIGTTLTAINFLVTIIKMRAPGMKLMQMPIFTWTCTWANVLIVASFPILTGALAMLSLDRYLDFHFFTAEAGGNAMMYLNLFWAWGHPEVYILVLPAFGIFSEVISTFSGKRLFGHTSMIIASGVISVLGFMVWLHHFFTMGSGADVNAFFGIATMVISVPTGVKLFNWLFTMYQGRIRFTPPVLWTMGFMVTFSIGGMTGVLMAVPGADFVLHNSLFLIAHFHNTIIGGAVFGYLAGFSYWFPKAFGFKLNEKLGKAAFWFWQSGFMFAFIPLYILGFLGMTRRLNHTDNPAWDPWLYIACVGAVLIACGIGCQLLQIVVSIRDRKKLADVTGDPWNGHTLEWSTSSPPPFYNFAVVPHVHDIDAFTDMKEKGEAYKVPQKYAPIHMPSNTATGVYIGGFTTLLGFALIWHIWWLAIVGLVGIIGAMLARAYDNNLDYYVQPDEVETIERAHFEQMGIDVDNYTERDADKPRRGSRPTTTA
- the cyoC gene encoding cytochrome o ubiquinol oxidase subunit III; this encodes MSTYVEHAHDAHDDHEHHDSGSQTVLGFWFYLMTDCILFATAFAAYAVLYRNVATGVSGKEIFELPYVMGETAALLLSSITYGFAMIAGYKGNKSAVLGWLAVTFACGAVFIGMEVNEFHHLIAEGHGPNVSAFLSSFFGLVGLHGLHVTAGLLWMTVMMFEVAKTGLTGRAMTRLNCLSLFWHFLDIVWICVFTVVYLKGAM
- a CDS encoding PhzF family phenazine biosynthesis protein, whose translation is MPSHAFEIVNVFAETTFGGNPLAVFTDARSLPDVSMQALARQLNLSETVFVLPSTQANARLRIFTPAHELPFAGHPTLGAAAVLYRQQGLGDAFTLETKAGVIPIAHQDGLFTLQANPAHERDAGLAIDAAAAMLGLPAAAIAAPPSWLDTGSEQLLIQASSRAAVLAARPVPALFARDACLRPGRSVAYLWHEADKLATVRLFFEQDGAVLEDPGTGSACANLGGWCSLHQRYPLQWRVEQGAVLQRPNVLHLTVDGQRRIYVGGRVIPVARGEFVL
- the cyoD gene encoding cytochrome o ubiquinol oxidase subunit IV, with protein sequence MSQAHEHAADHGSVKSYLTGFVLAIILTAIPFWMVMSGGFTKQATMIGIFGFAVVQIIVHLKYFLHLNFTKDGKLNSFSFLFTAMIIVMLVGLSVWIISTADALMLR
- the rdgB gene encoding RdgB/HAM1 family non-canonical purine NTP pyrophosphatase, whose product is MFDKLVLASNNAGKLREFSALLAPLGVTVIPQGQLNVPECPEPHYTFLENALEKARHASHVTGLPALADDSGICVEALGGKPGVLSARYAGEPKSDERNNAKLIEKLQGKDNRRAWYYCVLVLVRHADDPQPLVADGMWLGEVQDTAAGEGGFGYDPYFYLPEFGCTVAQLAAEDKNRVSHRGKAMQAMLSKLRELA